The following are from one region of the Dermacentor albipictus isolate Rhodes 1998 colony chromosome 5, USDA_Dalb.pri_finalv2, whole genome shotgun sequence genome:
- the LOC135912380 gene encoding uncharacterized protein, with amino-acid sequence MYLSFTESENDTLSESQAPGSQQAQCAVQSFQSAHQPRASFLQPRRESPLQWSISSAQGGWRRAPASQSRSDSPLCMAPSSQGSLPGIPFPELHLGKFNLKIETYVSSS; translated from the exons ATGTACTTGTCTTTTACAGAGAGTGAAAATGACACCTTAAGCGAATCACAAGCCCCAG GCAGCCAGCAAGCTCAATGTGCTGTGCAGTCATTTCAGTCAG CACACCAGCCTAGGGCATCATTTCTGCAGCCACGTCGTGAAA GCCCATTACAGTGGTCCATCTCCAGTGCCCAAG GAGGCTGGCGGAGAGCACCAGCTTCACAGTCTCGTTCAG ACTCACCACTTTGTATGGCACCAAGCTCCCAAG GAAGCCTTCCAGGAATACCATTCCCAGAGTTGCATTTAGGTAAATTTAATTTGAAAATTGAAACCTATGTGAGTAGCAGTTGA